A region of the Mangifera indica cultivar Alphonso chromosome 10, CATAS_Mindica_2.1, whole genome shotgun sequence genome:
TTCAAGTCAGCAAAACAGAAGGCCAGTAATTTCAAGTGGCGACTACTTGATCCGAAAGTTATCAGCTCAGCACAGGGTGAGAAGCTATTGTCTTATCCTACTTCACCACTATCGGTTGCATCCGCCGGTACAAATTCTTCTCAGGCAGATATAGACTCAGATGAACTGCCTCTTTCAAGTCAGTTTGCAGATGACCTccatgaaaaagaagaagaaggaaaggaGGTAACCGCTGATGATGTCAGCATATCAGCCCAAAAATTATTGTCATTGTCAGAAAATTATGACGACTTCAAAGCAGATAAAGAAGCCAAACTTGAAGAATGGTTGGGAGGGCCTGGCTGTAACTTGGATAATTTTGAGAGAGCAACATAAGGCAGAAAGAATGTTCATTAGATTGTAAATAGTACTGTTTGTTATAAATTCTCCGGGAAATGATCTTATACTGCCTAGTTGTTGTGCCACAGGATGTTTATCAATGGATCACTCATgtgagtaaaattatatgtacaaataatttgtataaatttatctttataaactGAAGTAATagaatttgattgattgattgattttaaaatgaaaataaaaaaaaacaattataccTTTGCATCATAAGTTATCATCttagtttatacaaataaatttgtataattaatttgtaaatgtaatttttcatcAAGCGAGAACTGCATGACCCTATAGAATCTAGAGTTCCACAagaaaaatcatatcaaaatagGGTGACATTATGTGAAGGAATGGGCAGCTCCATCGTGCCATTATCGTGTTTAATTTAACATTTGAAGTTTATTTACACAGATttcttatcattaataataaaataaaaatgcagcaactgaagaaaatattttgttgaCTGCTGAAAATGAAATTCATAAGCTGCCAGAGAAGATTTTATGAGCTCAAGTCATGCTGTAGCGTTTTTTGGACTTGAGAGCCTTCAGAAAACTTTGACATGCGCCAATTAAACAGTGCTGAGTACAAGATTTCAACACTAGAGCCTTGATAATGTTCGAAGCGAAGCTGCAGCCTTCCAAGACACAATGCTGCATCCtcataaaaaagtttaatagaaACAGTAATCAGAAGCTTGAAGCCATGCTCGAATCTGATTCACTTATACACATGGAAAAGCCTCCTTGAAAAACTATCCATTTCTCTGTGGACAATCAGTTTAGCAACCAGCTCCAATATTTCTAGGAATCCACAGAGTCATATCAGGCGGCTGAGTGCCATCCTCGGTAATTCGCACACTGTGGAATGACCATGGTGAAGGTCCTGAACAATGTTGGCTTCTTGGTAGAAAAGGATTTGTTTGggtagatattttatttttggcttATCAACTCACAGGCTCACATCAGGTGTTTTGTGCTTCTGCAAGTGGAAGGAACCTCTTAAATGGTTTACAATAGGGATCTCTAAAATTTCAGTAGAGTGATTAACAGATGAGCATCAGCTTATGACATTTAGCCACTTCAAGAGGAACTCTCACCTCCTAATAGAAAGAGACTTGGTCCACGGTAGTTTGACCTCTCACACTCTTGACATAGAGAGACAATCTGACAGTTTCTTTAATACGTCACACCTTGCCCTAAAAAGACAGAAGTACTGATTCAATATTCTACTGTAAAATTGGACATAAAGTTTCAATATTGATGTTCAAATATGGGAAACTTGGCCGTTTGAAGAACATGTATCTTTTCACTTCACAGTTCAGCATGCACAAGTTAAGCAAATGCTTTAGGAGAAGTTATTATCGTTCTTTTCAACAAAATATCTAAAACAGGAAGGGTTAAGATGTATAAGagcaaattttaaaaagccATCTTTCCATACCTGAACCAGAGGCACTGGCAGGCACTTGATTTGTTATCTTGTGTTCCTCTGAAGCATTTGGATTCACCATCTTAGAATTAGGAAGAGGTATTGGCTTGCTAGGAGATGACACTGACTTCTTCCCGTTGCTCACTGTTTTGGcctttctgaaaattttatttaaaagagaaattttataattagtaaGATGGTTACTCAAGATCAGATGATACAGACACAATAATACCAAGACCTCAGGTCATACTTGACCACTTTTTGCTTCAAAGTGCCAGTTTTCAGCTTCGAAGTACcttattaaggaaaaaaaaaaaggtcattaAAAGTTCTATGAACAGTATGTCACCTATAGAGgggaagtaaaaaaaaaatgaaaagaccTAAGGTTTCTCACCAGATTTTGAAGACAAAGTTGAAGAAGTTTTGCGAATGACCCTCTCAGCTTTTATGGAAGCAATTACTGAGTCAGCAGTAGATCCCAAACCTTTTCTCCCCACCAGCTTCACTCCCAACTTTTCACAGAGGTAGTTCAACCTCATGTCATCACCTCCTCTGACCTCTCTTAGATCAAGCACCTGTTGCCGTGTTAATAAAGTGTAAACATGAAGCTGTTGTTGCTGATTGAAATGTGACTGAAGCTGCTCAAAAAGCACTTCATTTGAATGCTGTTGATCTGGTCTTGATCCTTCATGATTTTTCTTTCGAGGCTCGTTAAATGCCACCCTTAAAATAGTCGCAGACTTTGAATCAGCAGTCTTTTGGCTGAAAATAACAGAAAAACTCCCAAATTCTAAATCAGGTTCCCTGAACAAATCTTCCAGTAAAGAAGCACATGTATGAGAATTCTTTGATGGGTTTCTGCCTACTCTTGTCCTCAAGGCTCGAGCTTTGGCATAGTGAGACATGTTTGCAGCTTCCCTAAGCCCAGTAAGAAAAGCTCCATGCATAGTTGCAGGGTATCTTCTAGTGGTAGCCTCTCCAGCAAAGAAGAGTCGTCCATCCCCCACACTTTCTGCCATTATATCATAATCATCACCAGATGCTCCTACTGCAACGTTAGAATAAGAACCTAAGCTAAAAGGATCACTACCCCATCTTGTACAGACAGTTTGGATAGGCTCTGGAACATTGATTCCTTGTGGTTCATATATACCTGCATAATTATTGAGTACATGCTAAATCATCTGATTGATAAGGAAATTCACAAACACACAGTTTATTTCTGGACATGAGCTATATGAGTGAATGACATGTATTAATTGCGAATGTAAACTCACAAGTTACAAACGTTTCAATTCTTGCATGCAAGtgcatacacatatgcacagaACCCATGCAAGATGGCagaaacacaaacacaaacatgCAGGAGCCACAACACAAATTGGCATATGCGAAACAGGGAGATGGACAAATTACCTTTGAGAATTTGAAGAACCTTGGTCACTGCATCAGTAGGTGGCATGCTCTCAAAATTATGAGCAGCCTCTCCTGCAACTAAAGCAAGCAAGAGAGGACCACCAGAAACTGTTGCATAGctgtaaaatagaaaaaactcCCCTCGACTACTTGAATCATCAGTCAGATGTCCAAATGTATCAAGATCCGTTCCCCAAAACACATATGGGAAGAGCATAGCAACCTTATTTAACAATCCATATCCCAACCTCTTAATTGCATCAAGCTTTCTCTGAGGCAACTCtggtataaatttaattgaaccACTTTTCAAAACCCCAAGGGGAACCGTACACAACACCATATCACCCTCAAGCATCTGACTCCCAGCAATCACCTGAACCCCATCACTACCATATCTAATAGTATTTACAGTTCTCTCATACAAAATTGGGACATTCTCAACCAATGCCTGAACTAACCTCCCATTCCCTCCAGGCAAAAAACAATGATCACCTCCCATATCATATGGATCATCCTGGTCCCAAAATGCCAAAGAAAGCTTAGACAATAAGCCTGCATTAGCATATTCCAAATTCGCCAAGTGCCAATTAAACAAACTCATTGCCTCTGAATTCACGTTATCCCCACTAACCTTCCAAAAGGTCTCTAAAGCAGACCCAAGTGATACATCCATCGAAACATCCCCCATCAACTGCCTCAACCTACTCGCTTTATCCAAAAGCCGATTAAAATCAGCCTCGACCTTCATATCCATCTCCTGATCCACTGGCTTCCCATCCAACCTGTAAAGTGGACACTTATCTCTAACCTTGTGAAGCCAGCAACCTAACTGCTTAGCCAAAATCCCTAAAGGGTTCCCCAATGTCCCAGTCAACACACTCCCTCCTAAATCAGCTGATGCAATCACTCTATTCCCTTCTCCTCCCTCCATCTTCTTTGTATAAACTCGCCCACCTGGCCGCTTCCTCCCCTCTAAAACCGTAACCCTAAACCCTAGCCTTAACAACTGTCGAGCAGCAGCCAGGCCTGCCAGCCCAGCACCAACAATTATAACTCTCAATTTACTACTACTAGGCTCAGCCGGAATCTTCTCCTTAATCTCCGGCGCAATTCCAAAGTTTATATACCCGTAGGAAACCAAATAATTATACGCTGAATC
Encoded here:
- the LOC123227567 gene encoding protein FLOWERING LOCUS D-like, with protein sequence MEPSNPSLDEFSQFPPLHLQFFEPPPNPSPTAAPTPAPAPAPVPGPSGQTPPPAYPDQLLSFPVPRKRRRGRSQPNRSALTVSFHLPSVPTTHLPPNKLQVPESNTNANANSLPKKTPDIGDEIIVINKESTSEALTALTSGFPADSLTEEEIDFGVCRVVGGIEQVNYILIRNHIISRWRENVSRWVSKEIFVDSVPKHCHSLLDSAYNYLVSYGYINFGIAPEIKEKIPAEPSSSKLRVIIVGAGLAGLAAARQLLRLGFRVTVLEGRKRPGGRVYTKKMEGGEGNRVIASADLGGSVLTGTLGNPLGILAKQLGCWLHKVRDKCPLYRLDGKPVDQEMDMKVEADFNRLLDKASRLRQLMGDVSMDVSLGSALETFWKVSGDNVNSEAMSLFNWHLANLEYANAGLLSKLSLAFWDQDDPYDMGGDHCFLPGGNGRLVQALVENVPILYERTVNTIRYGSDGVQVIAGSQMLEGDMVLCTVPLGVLKSGSIKFIPELPQRKLDAIKRLGYGLLNKVAMLFPYVFWGTDLDTFGHLTDDSSSRGEFFLFYSYATVSGGPLLLALVAGEAAHNFESMPPTDAVTKVLQILKGIYEPQGINVPEPIQTVCTRWGSDPFSLGSYSNVAVGASGDDYDIMAESVGDGRLFFAGEATTRRYPATMHGAFLTGLREAANMSHYAKARALRTRVGRNPSKNSHTCASLLEDLFREPDLEFGSFSVIFSQKTADSKSATILRVAFNEPRKKNHEGSRPDQQHSNEVLFEQLQSHFNQQQQLHVYTLLTRQQVLDLREVRGGDDMRLNYLCEKLGVKLVGRKGLGSTADSVIASIKAERVIRKTSSTLSSKSGTSKLKTGTLKQKVVKKAKTVSNGKKSVSSPSKPIPLPNSKMVNPNASEEHKITNQVPASASGSGQGVTY